From one Prosthecobacter debontii genomic stretch:
- the dxs gene encoding 1-deoxy-D-xylulose-5-phosphate synthase: MDTTLPDITCPADLKALPLEKLPALAEKIRSTLIETLSQTGGHLGPNLGVVELTIAMHRVFDTPKDKFVFDVAHQGYVHKMLTGRWDKIHTIRQYEGLNGFLLRSESEHDCYGAGHAGTALGAALGMASARDLKGGDEHVVCVSGDAAFTCGPVFEALNNISSHTKRLITVLNDNEWSIDRNVGAIAKYFNTIATHPGFTNLHDKAAKFVEFVLGGGARKLAERVENSAKGLLLPQSEGAHNRSVLFEEFGIRYYGPIDGHDIPLLIQTFEFLKNQNEPVILHILTEKGRGYKPALEDPGKFHGLGKYNIETGEVQATDKPTYSQIYARTVTDFAKEDPKIVAITAAMPGGTGLMAFKKEIPERYFDVGIAEEHAALFACGMATQGLRPFLTIYSTFMQRAIDMIIHDMAIQHLPVRLCMDRGGLSGDDGPTHHGLFDISYLRGIPGLVHMQPKDEDEFVDMLWTMANYDKGPIAIRYPRGNGPGVTPKAKPQLLEIGKAEVVADGADIALIALGDMFAIAEKAKVELEAKGLSVALINPRWIKPLDHQVIETYARKVKVVCTLEDHVLMNGFGCAVMELLSSAGITTPVVRVGWPDEFVEHGTPAILRQKHGLTVEATVEKVLSKLS; the protein is encoded by the coding sequence GTGGACACCACCCTGCCAGACATCACTTGCCCTGCTGATCTCAAAGCCCTGCCGCTGGAAAAGCTCCCAGCCTTGGCTGAAAAGATCCGCTCCACCCTGATCGAGACCCTTAGCCAGACCGGGGGGCATCTCGGGCCTAACCTGGGCGTGGTGGAGTTAACCATCGCCATGCATCGGGTGTTTGATACCCCGAAGGACAAGTTCGTCTTTGACGTCGCCCACCAGGGATATGTCCATAAAATGCTGACTGGGCGCTGGGATAAGATCCACACCATCCGCCAGTATGAGGGGCTGAATGGCTTTTTACTGCGCAGTGAAAGCGAGCACGATTGCTACGGAGCAGGGCATGCTGGCACCGCCCTGGGCGCTGCTCTGGGGATGGCCTCGGCTCGCGATCTGAAAGGTGGCGATGAGCACGTCGTGTGCGTCTCAGGAGATGCGGCTTTTACCTGCGGCCCCGTGTTTGAAGCGCTGAATAACATCTCTTCACACACGAAGCGCCTGATTACGGTGCTCAACGACAATGAGTGGAGCATTGATCGGAACGTCGGGGCGATTGCCAAATATTTCAATACCATCGCCACCCACCCGGGTTTCACCAACCTGCACGACAAGGCGGCCAAGTTTGTGGAGTTCGTCCTCGGCGGCGGAGCTCGTAAGCTGGCCGAGCGGGTGGAAAATTCGGCTAAAGGACTCCTGCTTCCTCAGAGCGAAGGCGCTCACAACCGCAGTGTTTTGTTTGAGGAGTTCGGCATCCGTTATTACGGCCCGATCGATGGCCATGATATCCCTCTGCTGATCCAGACCTTCGAGTTTCTGAAGAATCAAAACGAGCCGGTCATCCTGCACATCCTGACCGAGAAGGGCCGCGGTTATAAACCAGCCCTCGAAGATCCAGGTAAATTCCATGGACTGGGCAAATACAACATCGAGACAGGCGAGGTTCAGGCGACCGATAAGCCGACCTATTCGCAGATTTATGCCCGGACGGTGACCGACTTTGCCAAAGAAGATCCAAAGATCGTCGCCATTACGGCAGCCATGCCGGGTGGCACGGGCTTGATGGCGTTCAAAAAAGAAATCCCTGAGCGTTACTTTGATGTCGGGATCGCCGAGGAGCACGCTGCCCTCTTTGCCTGCGGTATGGCGACTCAGGGGCTGCGTCCTTTCCTAACCATCTATTCGACCTTCATGCAGCGTGCCATCGACATGATCATTCATGACATGGCGATCCAACATCTGCCCGTGCGCCTGTGCATGGACCGCGGTGGTTTGAGCGGTGATGACGGCCCGACTCACCACGGCCTGTTCGATATCTCTTATCTCCGGGGCATTCCTGGGCTAGTTCACATGCAGCCGAAGGATGAAGACGAGTTTGTGGATATGCTCTGGACGATGGCTAATTACGATAAAGGGCCGATCGCCATTCGTTATCCTCGTGGCAATGGCCCGGGTGTTACTCCGAAGGCGAAGCCGCAGCTCCTCGAGATCGGAAAAGCCGAGGTGGTGGCGGATGGCGCAGATATCGCTTTGATTGCTTTGGGCGATATGTTCGCCATCGCTGAAAAAGCCAAGGTGGAGCTGGAGGCGAAGGGGCTTTCCGTGGCGCTCATCAATCCACGCTGGATCAAACCGCTGGATCATCAGGTGATCGAAACTTATGCCCGCAAGGTCAAGGTTGTCTGCACCCTGGAGGACCACGTGCTGATGAACGGCTTCGGCTGTGCGGTGATGGAGCTTCTTTCGAGTGCTGGTATCACGACCCCTGTGGTGCGTGTTGGCTGGCCAGATGAGTTTGTCGAGCACGGCACACCGGCGATTCTTCGCCAGAAGCATGGCCTCACCGTTGAAGCGACGGTGGAAAAAGTGCTTTCGAAGTTGTCCTAA
- a CDS encoding rhodanese-like domain-containing protein: MKKLLALALSLVAASAMAAEYPDISIADLKTAIAEKKVTVIDVNGSDSYAAGHVPGAIDFEAKGDDLSKVLPADKGALVVAYCGGPKCNAYKQAAKKAEALGYTNVKHLSAGISGWKEAKEDLEK; encoded by the coding sequence ATGAAGAAACTGCTCGCTCTTGCCCTCTCCCTCGTTGCAGCCTCCGCCATGGCTGCTGAGTATCCAGATATCAGCATCGCTGACCTCAAGACCGCCATCGCTGAGAAGAAAGTCACGGTCATCGATGTCAATGGTTCTGACTCCTATGCAGCTGGTCACGTGCCAGGCGCCATCGATTTCGAAGCCAAAGGTGACGATCTCTCCAAGGTGCTCCCAGCAGACAAAGGGGCACTGGTCGTGGCTTATTGCGGCGGCCCAAAATGCAACGCCTACAAGCAGGCTGCCAAGAAAGCTGAGGCTCTCGGCTACACCAACGTCAAGCATCTCTCCGCCGGCATCTCTGGCTGGAAAGAAGCTAAAGAAGACCTCGAGAAGTAA
- a CDS encoding GIY-YIG nuclease family protein, with the protein MSACGSMNEVSFCFHPFRGGEAVTEYVHSFRRPDLPPIQAGAPLDLYPSRPESALFPRQLTWDDPWPYGDRAGVYLVYDEALNLLYIGKASMNRRLGQRLYEYFGGGEVCHPRLDWLRPARYIINVAMPAELPFEAPALEEFLIRRLQPKLNGVGL; encoded by the coding sequence ATGTCTGCCTGTGGTTCGATGAATGAAGTCTCCTTTTGTTTTCACCCCTTTCGAGGTGGCGAGGCCGTGACGGAATACGTGCACAGCTTTCGACGGCCGGATTTACCTCCGATCCAGGCCGGTGCGCCTCTGGATCTTTATCCTTCACGCCCAGAGTCAGCCTTGTTTCCTCGTCAGCTCACCTGGGATGATCCTTGGCCCTATGGAGATCGGGCGGGCGTTTATCTGGTTTACGATGAGGCTTTGAATCTTCTTTATATCGGCAAGGCATCCATGAATCGCCGACTCGGCCAGCGGCTGTATGAATACTTCGGCGGTGGTGAGGTGTGCCATCCTCGACTGGATTGGCTGCGGCCCGCACGTTACATCATCAATGTCGCCATGCCTGCGGAATTACCCTTCGAGGCACCTGCGCTGGAGGAGTTTCTCATTCGTCGGCTCCAGCCGAAATTGAATGGAGTCGGCTTGTAA
- a CDS encoding serine hydrolase, with the protein MNRRRWMQGMLGLPLSLLSGCILPPLREVRRSGLVFAPAGAGNTPLMIGGAARKAAALREYQQTFLVSGAMFRFGPKPAHGREWTSRLAQGYATSKRDRRIGYAVKNLATGLYLAEHQADLLMNGCSMPKPALSATLLEARQGRLSTEEYQHIVNVCDRSINASWQAILARLTAADEQAFEAKYHLPDVPLRQNAQSARYYAEFFERCVNYRLNHGCELMLEAMRRNQYGIGHWYLPAEITYLGGKTGNYGEWQHEGLFFYYRGTPYAIVLYTGGRFALDGNYWRIGAMFGGLFREYVA; encoded by the coding sequence ATGAACCGACGTCGTTGGATGCAAGGAATGTTAGGCCTGCCGCTGTCCTTGCTGTCTGGGTGCATCTTGCCTCCTTTGCGTGAGGTGAGGCGTAGTGGTCTTGTCTTTGCTCCTGCGGGCGCAGGCAATACACCGCTCATGATCGGTGGTGCCGCGCGCAAGGCCGCCGCTTTGCGGGAGTATCAGCAGACCTTCCTCGTCTCAGGGGCCATGTTCCGTTTCGGGCCTAAACCGGCCCATGGGCGGGAGTGGACATCTCGGTTGGCTCAAGGTTACGCAACTTCAAAGCGAGATCGAAGAATTGGTTATGCGGTGAAGAATCTCGCCACAGGTCTGTATCTGGCCGAGCATCAGGCCGATCTTTTGATGAATGGCTGCTCGATGCCCAAGCCAGCGCTCTCCGCCACTCTGCTCGAAGCTCGACAGGGTCGACTCAGCACCGAGGAATACCAGCACATCGTCAATGTCTGTGATCGTAGCATCAATGCTTCCTGGCAGGCCATCCTCGCTCGGCTCACCGCCGCTGACGAGCAGGCCTTTGAGGCTAAGTATCATCTGCCGGATGTCCCTTTGCGGCAAAATGCCCAATCCGCCCGCTACTATGCGGAGTTCTTCGAGCGATGTGTGAACTATCGTCTCAATCACGGCTGCGAACTCATGCTGGAGGCCATGAGGCGTAACCAATACGGCATCGGCCACTGGTATCTCCCGGCTGAGATCACCTACCTCGGTGGGAAAACGGGTAACTATGGCGAGTGGCAGCACGAAGGCCTCTTTTTCTACTATCGAGGCACCCCTTACGCCATCGTCCTCTACACCGGAGGCCGCTTCGCCCTGGATGGCAACTACTGGCGCATCGGGGCTATGTTCGGCGGTCTATTCAGGGAATATGTGGCGTGA